A part of Anaerotignum faecicola genomic DNA contains:
- a CDS encoding MntP/YtaF family protein produces the protein MLFSLLLAFSLSLDALGIGLSYGLRSIRFRPSALLLLTIEAFLMMELFLFAGRRLAAVFPAHLAARFSPMLLLFFGVWLCLQGMGQGKRKETSPLHSPSLCDKNASSLIEPREALLLGLLLSVDSFAIGLSAAAGGINVTLLPLFSALFQTFFLALGEKCGTRLSLSPAPKESLWSLLSGGILILLAVIQLLGKK, from the coding sequence ATGCTTTTTTCTCTCTTGCTGGCGTTTTCCCTCAGTCTGGATGCGCTGGGCATCGGTCTTTCCTATGGTCTGCGCAGCATCCGTTTTCGCCCGTCCGCTCTTCTTCTGCTCACGATAGAAGCCTTTCTCATGATGGAGCTGTTTCTTTTTGCAGGGCGGCGGCTTGCGGCAGTTTTCCCCGCGCATCTGGCGGCGCGGTTTTCTCCCATGCTCCTTCTTTTCTTCGGTGTGTGGCTTTGTCTGCAAGGCATGGGGCAAGGAAAGCGGAAGGAGACTTCGCCCCTGCATTCCCCCTCCCTCTGCGATAAAAACGCCTCCTCCCTCATCGAGCCGCGGGAAGCCCTTCTCCTTGGGCTTCTGCTTTCTGTGGATTCCTTTGCCATCGGGCTGAGTGCTGCCGCAGGAGGGATAAATGTAACACTCCTGCCCCTCTTTTCTGCCCTCTTTCAGACATTTTTCCTCGCGTTGGGCGAAAAATGCGGCACAAGGCTCAGCCTCTCCCCTGCCCCGAAAGAAAGCCTCTGGTCGCTCCTGTCCGGCGGCATTTTAATCCTTCTTGCCGTCATACAGCTTTTGGGCAAAAAATAA
- a CDS encoding DUF1846 domain-containing protein, with protein MLRLGFDNEKYLQMQSKRIKERISQFGGKLYLEFGGKLFDDYHASRVLPGFKPDSKINMLVQLKDEAEIVLVISAGDIEKNKVRGDLGITYDADVLRLIDAFRGYGLYVGSVVLTQFGGQASAVAYEKKLEGLGIRVYKHYPIEGYPANIPHIVSEDGFGKNDYIETERSLVVITAPGPGSGKMATCLSQLYHENKRGVKAGYAKFETFPIWNIPLRHPVNLAYEAATADLNDVNMIDPFHLEAYGETTINYNRDVEVFPVLNAMFEQIYGESPYKSPTDMGVNMVGNCIFDDEAVCQAARTEIVRRYYKALCDHRKGLLADDVIYKLELLMKQAGTSIADRTVATAANKRAEETGEPAVAIELPDGTIVTGKTSALLGASSAMLLNALKKLAGIAKEVKLIAPEIIEPIQKLKVGHLGNRNPRLHTDEVLIALSICAVNEPKAALALKQLEKLKCCEVHSTVILSSVDENVFKKLGINLTCEARYETKKLFHRN; from the coding sequence ATGTTACGTTTAGGATTTGATAATGAAAAATATCTGCAAATGCAATCAAAGCGAATCAAAGAGCGTATCAGCCAGTTCGGCGGAAAGCTCTATCTGGAATTCGGCGGAAAACTGTTTGATGATTACCATGCATCGCGTGTTCTGCCCGGCTTTAAACCGGACAGCAAAATCAATATGCTGGTGCAGCTGAAGGACGAGGCGGAAATTGTGCTTGTTATCAGTGCAGGTGATATTGAGAAGAACAAGGTCAGAGGAGACCTTGGCATTACCTATGATGCGGATGTGCTGCGGCTGATTGATGCGTTCCGTGGCTATGGGCTGTATGTAGGCAGCGTTGTGCTGACGCAGTTTGGCGGACAGGCAAGCGCGGTTGCGTATGAAAAGAAGCTGGAGGGCCTTGGAATTCGGGTATACAAGCACTACCCCATCGAGGGCTACCCTGCCAATATTCCCCATATTGTGAGCGAGGACGGCTTCGGGAAGAATGATTATATTGAGACAGAGCGTTCTCTGGTGGTGATCACCGCACCCGGCCCCGGCAGCGGCAAGATGGCAACCTGCCTTTCTCAGCTTTACCATGAAAACAAGCGCGGCGTGAAGGCGGGCTATGCGAAATTTGAAACCTTCCCCATTTGGAATATTCCCCTGCGCCACCCGGTTAATTTGGCATACGAGGCGGCAACGGCGGATTTGAATGACGTGAATATGATTGACCCCTTCCATCTGGAGGCGTATGGAGAAACGACCATCAACTACAACCGTGATGTAGAGGTATTCCCTGTGCTGAACGCAATGTTTGAGCAGATTTACGGGGAATCCCCCTATAAATCCCCTACGGATATGGGCGTAAACATGGTCGGGAACTGTATTTTTGACGATGAGGCGGTTTGTCAGGCGGCAAGAACGGAAATCGTCAGAAGATATTACAAGGCACTTTGCGACCACAGAAAGGGACTGCTGGCGGATGATGTGATTTATAAGCTGGAGCTTCTGATGAAGCAGGCGGGCACAAGCATTGCCGACAGAACGGTTGCGACAGCGGCAAACAAGAGAGCGGAAGAAACGGGCGAGCCTGCTGTGGCAATCGAGCTGCCGGACGGGACAATCGTGACGGGCAAAACAAGCGCACTTCTGGGGGCATCCTCCGCAATGCTTTTGAATGCACTGAAAAAGCTGGCAGGAATTGCAAAGGAAGTGAAGCTCATTGCACCTGAAATTATCGAACCGATTCAGAAGCTGAAGGTTGGACATCTGGGCAACAGAAATCCGCGCCTGCATACGGATGAGGTACTGATTGCGCTGAGTATTTGTGCGGTGAATGAGCCAAAGGCGGCATTGGCACTCAAGCAGCTGGAAAAGCTGAAATGCTGCGAGGTACATTCGACGGTAATCCTATCCTCTGTGGATGAAAATGTATTCAAGAAGCTGGGCATCAACCTGACCTGTGAGGCAAGATACGAAACAAAGAAGCTCTTCCATAGAAATTAA